TACAGGTGCGTCGTTCACTAGAACAACCAAGATGCCTTGAGTATCTTCATTGATGAATAGCACTTCATCAGCAATTGATTCTTTGTTGATGTTGTACGAAGTGTAATCTTCGCTATCCATGAATACGTACTCGTCACCATCGATGTATGACAGTGTAGAAGGACGACGGATCAAATCAGCAAGAGTTAGCATGTCTGAATCTTTGAAAGATTCATCCAATTTCGCGCCAGTCACAACGTCATACATACGCATACGGTAAATACTGCCACCTGCGCGACCTTGTGGTACAGAACGCTCGATATCTTTTACAAAGTAAACGCCGCCATTGATTTCAACAGCCGCATTTTTTTTGATTTCACTTGCCTTTGGCATGAGGGTCAATCTCTGAAAATTTGAAAAAACAAAGAATACTACAAATCTTGCAAGGCGCAAGACTGGCTCAGTTCAAAAACAGCGACTTTCAGCACTAATTGTGTGGTTAAACTGCGCTTTTGATGATTGATTCATCAGTTCCTATTCACTGAAGAAAAAACAGCCAACATAGTATCGCGACAAAATACTCAGCAAAGAAAAAGCCAAGCATTGCTTGGCTTTTTCTTTCAACGCGAATTACTTACTTTCGACAGGTTTTGGGCCATCCGGTGCAAGTAATACCACAGTACCTTTTAACGCAACGCCAGCAAGCATGGCGCCCGCACCACACTGGAAGGTTTCGCTGCTACTTGTAAGGTGGTCTTTATAGTTTGATTGAATATTGATCACGGCATTACCGCCCTGCTCAATCGCTGTATTTTTCAGCGCAATCATTGCAGATAGAAAGACCCAATTGCAGGCCTCTTCATCGCTTTTAAATACAGAGCTGGTTTTTTTGTTCGTTTTTACATTCACAAAGCTTTTAATCACAGTGCCATGGGGCTGATCACCAAAGTAAAAGGCAACATCCGTTCCTAATTTTTCCTTGGCATCTTGCGAGCTCATCGCTGGTGCAATCGCATAGTCACCAATATCATCACGTGCTTGCGCCTGCCCAGCACTCAGCGCCAAAATCGATAGCAGTAGTAATCCGATTTTCTTCATTGTTATCTCTCTTTATTTTTGTCCATTCTTCACTGTGCGTACCCTAGCAAGCCGATTGACATCGCGCTATTTCAGCCAAAAAGAATTGAAATGCTCTCGCGGTTTTAATCGCACTCAATGCAAACCGACCACCAATTCGCGACTTCGCGCAAAAATCATACAGCCATATCATACATGCCAAGGTGCCGCGCAATGCCGACCTACCTTACTTGATTTATCGACTGATTTGTCAAATAAATGCCATGTCTTCATTGACATGAATCTATCGCTCAAAGTTCAAACACATTTTGCGATAGTAGGCAGTTGAGAGAGAAATAATGACGAATTGCTTTGCTTTCACTGTGTATTTAGCGCCAGATATGTAGATGCGCATACCAGATATAAATACGCCGAAATGCGTCCGTATTGAAATCGTCAACGCTTTACTCTGCCGCTTTCTAGTAGATAAAAATAAAGCCGCATTATGCGGCCCTATTTTGATAATTTCGATTGGAATAAATCGTAATTATGACAAGTTGGCTTTTTCGACAGCAGCTTGACCTTTACGACGCTCAATCTCTTCAGCAACGGCAATATGAACACATTGCTTGTTCACAGGGTTTAGATATGTACCCAAAGATTTCACAAGAACCAAAGCTACTGGGAAACCAACGATAGTGATGCACAAACCTACAATTTGGAAGATGGTCACAATCGTCATCAAAAGACCCAATGGGAAATAAAGCACCATGACGATCGTTGAATATGCTTTCCACGCTTTGTTTTGCTGCACATTGAGATCGCTTTTGCTCACCATCGCACGACCAAAGGGGCACAATAGGAATTTCGAAAATTGAATCAAGCCCAGACCAATAGGCGCTGCCACAACAGTAATGGTTAAAAACAAACCGCAAAGAAAAACACAAAATGCACTAATGAAACCAAAGAATGGAAAATGCCAAAGAATATTCCCTAAAAGACGCATCCTAACCTCTTATAAATATTATGAATTTAATTGAGCGCGCGATTGTATAGAAGCATCATTCCTCAGGCGAGTCTTTTACATTCATTCTTGATTCATCTGCCCAAGTTATCGTCATTCTTTAACCTTATTGATCAATTAAATCAATTTACATAACAGTATTTTATAAATGGCGCTGTGTTTTATTTCTTATAATGCAAACAAATAGACTGCTGATGCAGCCAACATCCCATCGAACGCGCAGAGTTTGCCTATAGTTGAAAGGTCCTCAAACAAAAGAAGTGGCCATTATGTATCTTACAAGACTCATCTATGTCAGCACCTTATCAGCCGAATGTGACCAGCAAGCGCTTGATGAAATCCTACAAATTTCACGAGTGAATAATCAAAAAAACCATCTCACAGGACTGCTTAGCCACAACAATCGTTATTTTTTACAATGCATTGAAGGTGCCCGCGCCAAGGTCAATGAAGCTTATAACCGTATTTTGAGCGATCCGCGTCATAGCCGTGTCGTTA
The nucleotide sequence above comes from Vibrio stylophorae. Encoded proteins:
- a CDS encoding YccF domain-containing protein, with translation MRLLGNILWHFPFFGFISAFCVFLCGLFLTITVVAAPIGLGLIQFSKFLLCPFGRAMVSKSDLNVQQNKAWKAYSTIVMVLYFPLGLLMTIVTIFQIVGLCITIVGFPVALVLVKSLGTYLNPVNKQCVHIAVAEEIERRKGQAAVEKANLS
- a CDS encoding excinuclease — protein: MKKIGLLLLSILALSAGQAQARDDIGDYAIAPAMSSQDAKEKLGTDVAFYFGDQPHGTVIKSFVNVKTNKKTSSVFKSDEEACNWVFLSAMIALKNTAIEQGGNAVINIQSNYKDHLTSSSETFQCGAGAMLAGVALKGTVVLLAPDGPKPVESK
- the efpL gene encoding elongation factor P-like protein EfpL, producing MPKASEIKKNAAVEINGGVYFVKDIERSVPQGRAGGSIYRMRMYDVVTGAKLDESFKDSDMLTLADLIRRPSTLSYIDGDEYVFMDSEDYTSYNINKESIADEVLFINEDTQGILVVLVNDAPVSIVLPASVELEIAETDPSIKGQSATARTKPATLTTGLVVQVPEHISTGERIRINVEERKFTGRA
- a CDS encoding BLUF domain-containing protein, which encodes MYLTRLIYVSTLSAECDQQALDEILQISRVNNQKNHLTGLLSHNNRYFLQCIEGARAKVNEAYNRILSDPRHSRVVILQYQEITEREFGDWSMGEIPQCYLTALLNLQFSGSSEFLPYDLTGESAYRMLRQLKQKLPSE